DNA sequence from the Hymenobacter psoromatis genome:
CTCGGCGTGGTAACGCAGGACCACTTCGCGGCGGGCCGGGTAGCCCTAACCGGGCTGGAGCGGACGCTACTGGACGTGACGGTGCGGCCCGAATATGCCGGGGGCATCTACCAAGTACAGGAGGCCTATCGACTGGCCGCGGGCCGCGTTTCCATTAACCGCCTACTCGGGCTACTTACCAAGCTCAACTACCGGTACCCGTATCACCAAGCGGTGGGACTCTACCTGGAGCGGGCAGGGACCTACAAAGCCTCGCAGCTGCAGCTTGTGCGCAAGTTTCAGCCCGCAACCCTGGACTTCTACCTGGCGCACGAACTAGTCAATCCGGCTTACGATGCCCAGTGGCAGATATATTATCCGGCGCATTTTTAAGCAGTAGCTGCCGGGCCGTCCGTCGACGGCTTCAGGAGGTGGCTGAAGTGCGTAACGACGTAGTCGAAGTACGCGTCAAAGCCTAGTAGCTGGGTGACGGCCGTCACGTTTGCTTCCACTGACTTATAGTCGGCGCGGTGCAACTCCCGATAATCGGCGATGGTAGCCAGGTAGACCTCCGGGACGCGCTTGGCTCCGAACACCTGCCGCAGTACCTCAAGGGCGGCGTCACTGGTTGAGTCGATGGTAAATTCGTGGGTGAGCGTATAGATGTCGTAGAAATCCCGCGCCCGCCCTGATGATTTATGCCCGCCCACAATCTCACTGTAAGGGGGCATCTGCTGGCAGATGGCTCGGAGCTTCTCAAAGACGACGAGCTGGGGCGGGTATACGTAGTACGTGTACCCGTTGAGGGTTTTCTCTACCTTCAGCTCACAGTATTCGAATGGGCTAATGTCGACCGTGAACTTGCGGTTCTGCTGCTCGTCAAACGTGAGCGAGTTGCGCCGCAGGGCAGCCAAGTCGCCGGCATGGTGGCGAACCTGTGCGGCCGGGGTCAGCTTGAACTCCAGCAGGTAGCCGCCCCAGAATGACTTGAGGTGCTCGGCGAGCTTGCTGGGCCGCTGCTGCCAACGTACGTCGAAAGCGTGCAGGCCCTCCTCGGCAAACACCGTCACCAGAGACCTTTCAATAGTGGCGAACGTTGCCTCCAGGTCCTCAAAATCGTCGGCCATGGAAAAATCGAGGTCGGCCGAGCCCCGGTTACCCACCTCGTAGGCAATGCTGATAGCATTGCCGCCTTTGAGCACGAGCGTTTCCATGAGTTCATCGTCGGCCACCAGGGCGATGATGACTAAACGCTTAATTTTATCGAGGAGCGATAATTCCATGCCTTAAAAGTACGCATTGCAGGGGTTAGCCCCGAAATGGCAGGGCCGAGCATGCGGGTCCGTAAACTC
Encoded proteins:
- a CDS encoding type IV toxin-antitoxin system AbiEi family antitoxin domain-containing protein, with the protein product MLDSTQLRTVTIQAGSQPRTYYTWGEVTAFELGSHLVPRAYLSHYTALYLHGLTEQIPKQIFVNQEQSARQPVSLPILTQAELTEAYARPAKLTSPSAYHGDYAFVQLHGKFTGQLGVVTQDHFAAGRVALTGLERTLLDVTVRPEYAGGIYQVQEAYRLAAGRVSINRLLGLLTKLNYRYPYHQAVGLYLERAGTYKASQLQLVRKFQPATLDFYLAHELVNPAYDAQWQIYYPAHF
- a CDS encoding nucleotidyl transferase AbiEii/AbiGii toxin family protein codes for the protein MELSLLDKIKRLVIIALVADDELMETLVLKGGNAISIAYEVGNRGSADLDFSMADDFEDLEATFATIERSLVTVFAEEGLHAFDVRWQQRPSKLAEHLKSFWGGYLLEFKLTPAAQVRHHAGDLAALRRNSLTFDEQQNRKFTVDISPFEYCELKVEKTLNGYTYYVYPPQLVVFEKLRAICQQMPPYSEIVGGHKSSGRARDFYDIYTLTHEFTIDSTSDAALEVLRQVFGAKRVPEVYLATIADYRELHRADYKSVEANVTAVTQLLGFDAYFDYVVTHFSHLLKPSTDGPAATA